The following DNA comes from Spirochaetota bacterium.
GTACACCCCCGCCGCCTTCGGCGGCGGGGGTGTACACTATATTCATTATGAAATTTTTTAAGGAATAATTGCTGATTATAAACTATTACAATACCAATTAAACTTATAAAATTTTTTCCTTTAAATCACCCTCCACGTACATGCATTGAAGTCTTTGAAGTGCTATGCTGGTGATCCAATAGAAATAGATGCAACTGCAATCCAATAGCTTAAAGTGGCTTTACTTAATTTCTACAATGACTAAAGTAATATCATCGGTTATTTTATTTTTGCTTCCTGCCCATTGTATAATTGTATCAACAATGCTATCAATAAGTTCTCTGGTACTTTTATGATGATTTCTTTCAATACATGATATAAATCGTTCAATGCCAAATATTTCATTTCTACTATTACGGATTTCCGTAATTCCATCAGTATACAGTATTATTCTATCATTACTATGTATTGGGTAGGTGGTAATGTCATTTTTTATAGTTTTAAAAACGCCCAGTATTTTCCCAGGAATTTCAATCTCAACTACCTTATTTTTACTGCTTTTCCAGATTAAAGGGAGCGGATGTCCTGCCCGTGAAAATTTTACTACTCCTTGTGATGCATCAACATATGCATATAGTGCAGTGATGGGCTGCCCACCAGTTTTACCATATAGAATAGTATTCATATTAGTCAGAAGTGTAGCAGGATTATCTGCCTGATTCTTTTGAAGTGAAAATGCAATATTAACTGTTGATGCAATCAAAGATGCCGGAATGCCATGCCCGGTAACATCTGCAATAATTATTCCTAGCCTTTCTTCATCCAATTCATAAAAATGGTAAAAATCGCCACCTATTTCATCCATGGGAATATAACATGCTTCAACATGAATAGAATGTGTTGATGGCACTGCTTCTGGTAAAATTGTTTTTTGTATGCGCCGTGCAATTTCAAGCTCACTATTTATTGTAATTAATCTGTTTTGAATCTTTATTGATTCTTCCAGCGCAGCTAATGATTGGGTAAATACAAAAATTAACAAACCAATTTCAAACAGATAAATACTATTAATCAACTGCTGAGTATATAATACATCATTTACAAGAGTAAAAAATAATATTACCATACCGGATATATAAATAAAAGAGTTAATTGTTTCAGCTTGTGTTGCTCTTATCATTATAAATAAAAGGTATAAAGCAGTTACTATTAAACCAATCTGGATGTAAATCAATGCATATGAAGCATAAGATATGGGTACAACCAACTCAAAAATAAAAAATAAACCAAAATATATATCAATAGCCCTTAGAATTATGCTATTAACCATTTTTGGATACAGGCCATCAATAAAATGAGAAAATGAAATTATTGCAAATAATAATGTTGCGTACTCCATTCGCAAATATATGTCCCATGGCAAAGATGGGACTGTTTTAACAAAAAGCTTTTCATCAGTTAGTAATAGTCTGAAACCAATAATTGCGCAAAAAATGGCAAAATATAGATTTGGCTTGTACCCTTTGTTGACTATAAAAAGACCAATATGATATAAAAGAATAATAAAAAGGGCTGCTGTAACAAACAGTGTGATGAAAAGGTCTAATTCATACTGCTTATTGATTATATCATAATTACCATATTTTATACTTCGCAAAATTCCGCCAGTGCGTTGCTGAAAGTTAGATATATGCAGAACAACTTCAGTAACTGTAGAATTAATAACAAATTGTGTTATAACCGGCAATTGAAAAGGTATCATTGATGTCTTAGAAGTACCAACTTTGCCATTCTGACTAATGATCTTCCCATCAACCCATAAAGTATACGCCGTATGTACATAAGGCATAATTAATGTTTTAATTTGCCCTACATACTTTGGA
Coding sequences within:
- a CDS encoding SpoIIE family protein phosphatase, whose product is MYKKIICGIIIFFSITIVFISCNQKKTFYRPRVIEGVLDLRSWDESANQVISLDGDWEFYWNQLIEPSQFTKKMQPFTYLEVPKAWNKQGSFRYSFPAFGYATYRLHIYHDPKYVGQIKTLIMPYVHTAYTLWVDGKIISQNGKVGTSKTSMIPFQLPVITQFVINSTVTEVVLHISNFQQRTGGILRSIKYGNYDIINKQYELDLFITLFVTAALFIILLYHIGLFIVNKGYKPNLYFAIFCAIIGFRLLLTDEKLFVKTVPSLPWDIYLRMEYATLLFAIISFSHFIDGLYPKMVNSIILRAIDIYFGLFFIFELVVPISYASYALIYIQIGLIVTALYLLFIMIRATQAETINSFIYISGMVILFFTLVNDVLYTQQLINSIYLFEIGLLIFVFTQSLAALEESIKIQNRLITINSELEIARRIQKTILPEAVPSTHSIHVEACYIPMDEIGGDFYHFYELDEERLGIIIADVTGHGIPASLIASTVNIAFSLQKNQADNPATLLTNMNTILYGKTGGQPITALYAYVDASQGVVKFSRAGHPLPLIWKSSKNKVVEIEIPGKILGVFKTIKNDITTYPIHSNDRIILYTDGITEIRNSRNEIFGIERFISCIERNHHKSTRELIDSIVDTIIQWAGSKNKITDDITLVIVEIK